The following coding sequences are from one Thermostaphylospora chromogena window:
- a CDS encoding CDP-alcohol phosphatidyltransferase family protein, whose protein sequence is MTRVVLLGPTGPNSPEGHPLLTALPGSPTVIGRLHGQLASLDPNPITIVRAEIADQYEGYSGTVVRTEDLAADLRAIADAVEDATENLLIMPANSVIHDELIYQITKSKRGALALVAKEPRPVDENGEPLVEEEVVPIEEALPEIGDHVHEGLPVRARISKSRVVSVGSAYHAVTRPNAVLLGPLYLHHKHAPTLAEAARELAGMAHLLGPEDDLVQLLVLCLVRRGVSVGIRGRRDLFYQRVTSQESADEAVAAMAEYDEDRSRLNNAVKGADGFFTTFFVSTYSRFIARWAARRGLTPNQVTLFSIFLGVASATCFATGTRAGAIAGAVLIYFAFVFDCVDGQLARYARKFGVLGAWLDATFDRFKEYVVFAGLAIGAAVAGLGDVWTLALAALALQSVRHLLDFSFGAANRRKPSAPPRPGLALSVSPDTELRAALEQRRAAKQEENAGVARTLLRMWAKAGRFRAIYWARKMVVFPIGERFAAIAITAALFDPRVTFITLLIWGSVALVYTLTGRLVRSLA, encoded by the coding sequence ATGACCCGCGTGGTCCTGCTGGGCCCTACCGGCCCGAATTCCCCTGAAGGACACCCGCTCCTTACGGCCCTGCCCGGTTCTCCGACGGTCATCGGTCGCCTGCACGGTCAGCTCGCCTCGCTCGACCCCAACCCCATCACGATCGTGCGGGCCGAGATCGCCGACCAGTACGAGGGGTACTCCGGCACCGTCGTGCGAACCGAGGACCTGGCCGCCGACCTGCGCGCTATCGCCGACGCGGTCGAGGACGCCACCGAGAACCTGCTGATCATGCCGGCGAACTCGGTGATCCACGACGAGCTGATCTACCAGATCACCAAGTCCAAGCGGGGAGCGCTGGCCCTGGTCGCCAAAGAGCCCCGGCCGGTCGACGAGAACGGCGAGCCCCTGGTCGAGGAGGAGGTCGTCCCGATCGAGGAGGCGCTGCCGGAGATCGGCGACCACGTGCACGAAGGGCTGCCGGTGCGGGCGCGGATCAGCAAGTCGCGCGTGGTTTCGGTGGGCTCGGCCTACCACGCGGTCACCCGCCCCAACGCGGTGCTGCTCGGCCCCCTCTACCTGCACCACAAGCACGCCCCGACGCTCGCCGAGGCCGCCCGCGAGCTGGCCGGCATGGCCCACCTGCTCGGCCCGGAAGACGACCTCGTCCAGCTCCTCGTGCTGTGCCTGGTACGGCGCGGCGTGTCCGTCGGCATCCGCGGCCGGCGCGACCTGTTCTACCAGCGGGTGACCTCTCAGGAATCCGCCGATGAGGCCGTGGCCGCGATGGCGGAGTACGACGAGGACCGCTCCCGCCTCAACAACGCGGTCAAGGGCGCCGACGGCTTCTTCACCACCTTCTTCGTCAGCACCTACTCGCGGTTCATCGCCCGCTGGGCGGCCCGGCGAGGGCTGACACCGAACCAGGTCACGCTTTTCTCGATCTTCCTGGGCGTGGCGTCGGCGACGTGTTTCGCCACCGGCACCCGCGCCGGCGCGATCGCCGGCGCGGTGCTCATCTACTTCGCCTTCGTCTTCGACTGCGTGGACGGCCAGCTGGCCCGTTACGCGCGCAAGTTCGGCGTGCTCGGCGCGTGGCTGGACGCCACGTTCGACCGGTTCAAGGAGTACGTCGTGTTCGCCGGCCTGGCGATCGGAGCAGCGGTGGCCGGGCTGGGCGACGTATGGACGCTCGCGCTCGCCGCGCTGGCCCTGCAGTCCGTGCGCCACCTGCTCGACTTCTCCTTCGGCGCGGCGAACCGGCGCAAGCCGTCCGCCCCGCCGCGGCCGGGGCTGGCGCTGTCCGTCAGCCCCGACACCGAGCTGCGTGCGGCGTTGGAACAGCGCCGGGCGGCCAAGCAAGAGGAGAACGCCGGTGTCGCGCGCACACTGCTGAGGATGTGGGCGAAGGCGGGCCGGTTCCGCGCGATCTACTGGGCGCGCAAGATGGTGGTCTTCCCCATCGGTGAGCGCTTCGCCGCCATCGCGATCACCGCCGCCCTGTTCGACCCGCGCGTCACCTTCATCACCCTCCTCATCTGGGGGTCCGTCGCCCTCGTCTACACGCTCACCGGACGTCTCGTGAGGTCACTCGCATGA
- the recO gene encoding DNA repair protein RecO yields MSLYRDEGVVLRTQKLGEADRIITVLTKRTGKVRGVAKGVRRTTSRFGARLEPFTHVDLQLYTGRSLDVITQAETIRPYGEALVTDYPRYTAGTAMLETADRLIVAEKEPALRQFLLLVGGLRTLVEGEHDPRLILDAFFLRSLAVAGYAPALEACARCSAPSVRAFAIVAGGVVCGACRPAGAAVPAPETITLMIALLRGDWATADASESRHRSECSGLVAAYLQWHLEHGIRSLRHVERV; encoded by the coding sequence GTGAGTCTCTACCGGGACGAGGGCGTCGTGCTGCGCACCCAGAAGCTGGGCGAGGCCGACCGCATCATCACGGTCCTCACCAAGCGCACCGGCAAGGTGCGCGGGGTGGCCAAGGGCGTGCGTCGCACCACCTCGCGTTTCGGGGCCCGTCTGGAACCGTTCACCCACGTCGACCTGCAGCTGTACACCGGACGGTCGCTGGATGTGATCACCCAGGCCGAGACGATCCGGCCCTACGGCGAGGCGCTCGTGACCGACTACCCGCGCTACACGGCGGGTACCGCCATGCTGGAGACCGCCGACCGGCTCATCGTCGCGGAGAAGGAACCCGCGCTGCGGCAGTTCCTGCTGCTCGTCGGCGGATTGCGCACGCTGGTGGAGGGCGAGCACGACCCCAGGCTGATCCTCGACGCGTTCTTCCTGCGCTCGCTGGCCGTCGCCGGGTACGCGCCCGCCCTGGAGGCCTGCGCCCGCTGCTCGGCCCCGTCGGTGCGGGCCTTCGCGATCGTCGCCGGCGGCGTGGTGTGCGGTGCCTGCCGTCCGGCCGGTGCGGCTGTCCCCGCCCCGGAGACGATCACACTGATGATCGCGCTGTTGCGCGGCGACTGGGCCACGGCGGACGCCTCCGAGTCCCGGCACAGGAGCGAGTGCAGCGGGCTCGTCGCCGCGTATCTGCAATGGCACCTCGAACACGGCATACGCTCGCTACGGCACGTCGAGCGCGTCTGA
- a CDS encoding isoprenyl transferase — translation MNVRPPSPHPSGATPPPIPRQLVPRHVAIVMDGNGRWAKARGLPRTEGHKQGESSLFDVIEGAIELGIPYLSAYAFSTENWKRSPEEVRFLMGFNRDVIRRRRDELHAMGVRVRWAGRTGRLWKSVIKELRDAEEMTRGNNVLTLQFCVNYGGRAEILDAAVRLAQDIAEGRVRPERVSEQHFHRYLDEPEMPDVDLFIRSSGEQRISNFLLWQSAYAEMVFLDRLWPDFDRRDLWEACEIYAKRDRRYGGAVPNEQLP, via the coding sequence TTGAACGTCCGCCCACCCTCCCCGCACCCTTCCGGTGCCACCCCGCCGCCCATCCCGCGCCAGCTGGTGCCCCGGCACGTGGCGATCGTGATGGACGGCAACGGCCGCTGGGCCAAGGCGCGCGGCCTGCCCCGCACCGAGGGGCACAAACAGGGTGAGTCGTCGCTGTTCGACGTCATCGAGGGCGCCATCGAGCTGGGCATCCCTTACCTGTCGGCCTACGCCTTCTCCACCGAGAACTGGAAGCGCTCCCCGGAGGAGGTGCGCTTCCTGATGGGCTTCAACCGCGACGTCATCCGGCGCCGCCGCGACGAGCTGCACGCGATGGGGGTGCGGGTCCGCTGGGCCGGCCGTACCGGCAGGCTCTGGAAGAGCGTGATCAAGGAGCTGCGCGACGCCGAGGAGATGACCCGCGGCAACAACGTCCTCACGCTGCAGTTCTGCGTCAACTACGGCGGGCGTGCGGAGATCCTCGACGCCGCGGTACGGCTGGCGCAGGACATCGCCGAGGGGAGGGTCCGCCCGGAGCGGGTGTCCGAGCAGCACTTCCACCGCTACCTCGACGAACCGGAGATGCCGGACGTCGACCTGTTCATCCGTTCCTCCGGTGAGCAGCGGATCTCCAACTTCCTCCTGTGGCAGTCCGCCTACGCCGAGATGGTGTTCCTCGACCGGCTCTGGCCCGACTTCGACCGGCGGGACCTGTGGGAGGCGTGCGAGATCTACGCCAAGCGCGACCGCAGATACGGCGGCGCGGTGCCGAACGAGCAGCTTCCCTGA
- a CDS encoding CGNR zinc finger domain-containing protein: MPFGHDMAHSLTTVVELINTCPAVDGKEGLADLDALREFVTRRQVSGVESLTDEDLAEVHALRTAFYRIFTASDQATAVVRLNELLSRTRMTPRLTEHDGHPLHVHYFAPGAKVAEHLAADCGIALAHLMVAGEFERLRSCAAPDCGRVFVDESRNRSRVYCDSRTCGNRMHVAAYRARRRA; this comes from the coding sequence ATGCCCTTCGGTCATGACATGGCACACTCGCTCACCACCGTCGTCGAGCTGATCAACACCTGCCCGGCGGTGGACGGCAAGGAGGGCCTGGCCGATCTGGACGCGCTGCGGGAGTTCGTGACGCGGAGGCAGGTGAGCGGCGTCGAATCGCTCACCGACGAGGATCTCGCGGAGGTCCACGCGCTGCGCACCGCGTTCTACCGCATCTTCACCGCCTCCGACCAGGCGACCGCCGTCGTCCGGCTGAACGAACTGCTCAGCCGGACCCGGATGACGCCACGGCTGACCGAGCACGACGGCCATCCGCTGCACGTGCACTACTTCGCCCCCGGCGCGAAGGTCGCCGAGCACCTCGCCGCCGACTGCGGCATCGCACTGGCCCACCTGATGGTCGCGGGCGAGTTCGAGCGGCTGCGCAGCTGTGCCGCCCCCGACTGCGGGAGGGTGTTCGTGGACGAGTCGCGCAACCGCTCGCGGGTCTACTGCGACAGCCGCACCTGCGGCAACCGCATGCACGTGGCGGCCTACCGGGCCCGCCGCCGCGCCTGA